A window of the Cryptococcus depauperatus CBS 7841 chromosome 5, complete sequence genome harbors these coding sequences:
- a CDS encoding 60S ribosomal protein L32, with product MPSHIPIVKKRTKHFKRHQSDRYHGVKESWRKPKGIDNRVRRRFKGQIPMPKIGYGSNKKTRHLLPSGHKELLVHNLSELELLLMHSGKYAASIAHGVSSKKRIEIIARAKVLGVKVTNADAKLRTEEA from the exons ATGCCTTCTCACATTCCCATCGTTAAGAAGCGCACAAAGCACTTCAAAAGGCATCAGTCCGATAGGTACCATGGCGTTAAGGAGTCTTGGAGAAAGCCCAAGGGTATCGACAACAGG GTTCGTCGTCGATTCAAGGGCCAAATCCCCATGCCCAAGATTGGTTACGGTTCCAACAAGAAGACCCGccatctccttccttcCGGTCACAAGGAGCTCCTTGTTCACAACCTGTCCGAGCTTGAGCTTTTGTTGATGCACTCTGGCAAGTACGCCGCCTCCATCGCCCACGGTGTAagcagcaagaagagaatcgAGATCATTGCCAGAGCCAAGGTTTTAGGTGTCAA GGTCACCAACGCCGATGCCAAGCTCAGGACCGAAGAGGCTTAG